The Longimicrobium sp. DNA window CTGCTGCTCGCCCTTGGCGATCGCCACCGGCCTCGCGGACCGCCGGGATCGGGCGCCACGCAGGAGCGCATTGAGGATTCTGCCCGTTTCCACCCAATCTTCCGAGTCAGGCGTAAGCAACGCCCCATGCTCCTCCGCGTCCAGGCGGATCGACCGCAACTCGCGGACTCGCGCGGTGTCCGGTGCGCCTGCGGCAAGTTCCTGTAGTACGACGGCAGACCAAAGCTGCCGCCGAGGCAACTCCTTCGCGTCATGACGGAGGATCACGTTCGTGTCGAGCACCAGCGGCCTACTCGTCATCCTGATACCATGTCCTGAATCCGCCGGGGCCAAGCCGCGCCACGATTTCGAGCCACTCCGGACGCTGGTCCAGTTGCCAAACGAACCTGCCGGTTGAGCCTTCGACCAGGATCTCGGAGAAGTGAGCCTTCGACATCTCACGCGCGGCATCGATCGCGGTCGACTGGGAATCGTGTACGCCCAGAATCGCGTCCTCGGCGGACCGGAGCTCCCAGCCCACCCCGTTGCGGCTGATGTAGAGCCGCGGGGCATTCGGGTCCAGGTCCGCCTCGTCGAACAAGGGTTCCGGTGGAGCCTTTCGCTTCGCCATCGTTCCTCGCTGCAAGGAGAGCGCGCTTCGACATCAGGCAACGAAGATAATGGGCATTGCCGGTGCCAGTCCAGACACAAATGCGAGCGCGCTGGACGGGCCAGCGGTGCGCAGGATTGCTACGTCTCTGGCGGGAAAAGACGAATCGTGGAGCATGGAAAGAGCGGGCCGGCATCGCTGCCGGCCCGCCCTTTTCGTCGTGCTCGAAGCCCGAAGGATCAGACCCAGGTCTGCTGGATCTTGCCCACGGCCGCGATGCGCTCTTCCGCGATGCGGTCGGCGGCCACGTAGGTGGGGAGCCCCGCGTTCTCCGACAGCTCGAAGATGCGCAGCAGGGTGGTGTAGATGTCGCCAGCCTTGCGCATGGAGCGCTCGGCCGTCCACCCGTTCAGCTCTCCGTACACGTTGATCAGGCCACCGGCGTTGATCACGTAGTCGGGCGCGTACAGGATGCCGCGGGCGTGCAGGTCATCGCCATGGCGGGCCTCGGCGAGCACGTTGTTGGCGGCGCCCGCGACGATGTCCACCTTCAGCAGCGGGAGGGTGTCGTCGTTCACGGTGGCGCCCAGCGCGCTGGGCGCGTAGATGTCGGCCTCGACGCCGTAGATGGCGTCGGGCGCCACCGCCTCGGCGCCGAACTCGTGCACGATGCGCTGCACCCGCTCCTGGTCGATGTCGGTCACCACCAGGCGGGCGCCTTCCGACGCCAGGTTCTGGCACAGGTAGTAGCCCACGTGCCCCACGCCCTGCACCGTCACCCGCTTGCCGCTCAGGCTGTCGGAGCCGTACTTGGCCATGGCCGCCGCCTTGATGCCGCGGTACACGCCGTACGCGGTGACGGGCGACGGGTCACCCGACGTCTGCGCGCGGCCGGTGACGTGTTCCGTCTCCATAGCCACGAACTCCATGTCGTCCACCGACGTGCCCACGTCCTCGGCCGTGATGTAGCGCCCCTTGAGCGTTTCCACGAAGCGGCCGTGCGCGCGGAAGATCTCCTCGCGGTTGGTGCTGCGCGGGTCGCCCAGGATCACCGACTTGCCGCCGCCCAGGTTGAGCCCGGCCACGGAGGCCTTGTACGTCATGCCGCGCGACAGGCGCAGGGAATCGATGTACGCTTCCTGGTCGTTGTTGTAGTTCCAGTACCGCGTGCCACCCAGCGCGGGGCCGAGCACCGTGTTGTGGATCGCGATGATCCCCTTGTAGCCGCACGAAGGCTCCTGGCAGAACACCACCTGCTCGTGGTCGTGCTCGCCCATCAGCGAAAAGAGTTCCATGCCCGTTTCGGTCCAGTGTAATGCGTGTGGGTGGGCGCGGCGGCGGGCGCCCGCGCCGGCGGGGCGGGGCCCCGGCGGCGGATCAGGTGTTCGGCCGGGTTCCGGCGGCCTACCGGTACAGCGCGCGAGCGATCACCGTCCGCTGAATTTCGCTCGTTCCCTCGTAGATCTCCGTCACCTTGGCGTCGCGGAACAGCCGCTCCACCGGGTATTCCTTCACGTAGCCGTATCCGCCGAACACCTGCACGGCCTCGGTGGTCACGTACATGGCGGCTTCGGAGGCGAACAGCTTGGCCATCGACGACAGCTTCGCCTCGGGCCTCCCCGCGTCCTTGGCGGCGGCGGCGCGCATGACCAGCGAACGGGCGGCCTCCACGCGCATAGCCATGTTCGCCAGCTTGAACTGCATCCCCTGGAAGGCCCGGATGGGGGTGCCGAACTGCTTGCGCTCGTCGGCGTAGCGCACGGCGTGCTCCAGCGCGGCCTGCGCGATTCCCGTGGCCACGGCGGCGATGCCCATCCGTCCCCCGTCCAGCCCCTGCAGCGCGTAGATGAACCCGAGCGACGGGTCGCCCAGCACCTGGTCGTCGGGCACGAACAGGTCGCGGAAGGCGATGCCCACCGTTTCGGAGGCGCGCTGCCCCATCTTGTCTTCCTTCTTCCCGACGATGTAACCCTCCGCGTCCGTCGGGATGATGAAGGCGCCGATGCCCTTGGCCCCGCGCCGGTCGTCGGGCGTGTCGGTGCGGGCCATGGCCACCACCACGTCGCCGAAGCCGCCGTTGGTCACCCACGCCTTGGCGCCGTTCAGCACCCAGCCGCCGTCCACGCGGCGTGCCTGCGCCGCCATCCGCGCGGCATCGGAGCCCGCGTCGGGCTCGGAGAGCGAGAACGCGCCCAGCCACTCGCCGCGCGCCATCGGCATCAGCCAGCGCTCCTTCTGCGCGTCGGTGCCGTGCGCCAGGATCATCTGCGTGGGCAGCGAGTTGTGCACGCTCATGGCCACGGCCACCGAGGCGTCGCCCCGGGCGATCTCCTCCAGGGCGATCAGGTACGTGGCCGTGTCCATCCCCAGCCCCTCGTACTGCTCCGGAAGCAGCATTCCCAGAAAGCCCAGCTCGCCCAGCTTCTGCACGACCCCGCGGGGAAAGTGCGCCTCGCGG harbors:
- a CDS encoding acyl-CoA dehydrogenase family protein; translated protein: MTEEQQQIRDLAREFAEGELKPHAEEWDREAHFPRGVVQKLGELGFLGMLLPEQYEGLGMDTATYLIALEEIARGDASVAVAMSVHNSLPTQMILAHGTDAQKERWLMPMARGEWLGAFSLSEPDAGSDAARMAAQARRVDGGWVLNGAKAWVTNGGFGDVVVAMARTDTPDDRRGAKGIGAFIIPTDAEGYIVGKKEDKMGQRASETVGIAFRDLFVPDDQVLGDPSLGFIYALQGLDGGRMGIAAVATGIAQAALEHAVRYADERKQFGTPIRAFQGMQFKLANMAMRVEAARSLVMRAAAAKDAGRPEAKLSSMAKLFASEAAMYVTTEAVQVFGGYGYVKEYPVERLFRDAKVTEIYEGTSEIQRTVIARALYR
- a CDS encoding DUF2188 domain-containing protein, yielding MAKRKAPPEPLFDEADLDPNAPRLYISRNGVGWELRSAEDAILGVHDSQSTAIDAAREMSKAHFSEILVEGSTGRFVWQLDQRPEWLEIVARLGPGGFRTWYQDDE
- a CDS encoding Glu/Leu/Phe/Val dehydrogenase yields the protein MELFSLMGEHDHEQVVFCQEPSCGYKGIIAIHNTVLGPALGGTRYWNYNNDQEAYIDSLRLSRGMTYKASVAGLNLGGGKSVILGDPRSTNREEIFRAHGRFVETLKGRYITAEDVGTSVDDMEFVAMETEHVTGRAQTSGDPSPVTAYGVYRGIKAAAMAKYGSDSLSGKRVTVQGVGHVGYYLCQNLASEGARLVVTDIDQERVQRIVHEFGAEAVAPDAIYGVEADIYAPSALGATVNDDTLPLLKVDIVAGAANNVLAEARHGDDLHARGILYAPDYVINAGGLINVYGELNGWTAERSMRKAGDIYTTLLRIFELSENAGLPTYVAADRIAEERIAAVGKIQQTWV